A region from the Bradyrhizobium erythrophlei genome encodes:
- a CDS encoding methionine synthase, which translates to MLFPTTIAGSLPKPEWLAEPNRLWAPWKSSGDELARAKRDATLLVLKLQEDSGVDIVTEGEQSRQHFVHGFLEKIEGIDFAHKVEMGIRKDRYKAMVPQVVAPLRLKGRVHADEARVARTHTTRKLKFTLPGPMTIIDTIADQYYGDRVKMAFAFAELLNEEAKALQADGVDMIQFDEPAFNVYMDEVSDWGIKALERAAEGLTCATAVHICYGYGIKANTDWKETLGGEWRQYEDIFPAIDRSSIQQVAIECRNSRVPLELVSLLKGKIVQAGVIDVASDTVETAEDVVQVIDAVSKFVPKSNIIATTNCGMAPMHRDIAEAKLMALGAGAKLARQQLG; encoded by the coding sequence ATGCTGTTTCCAACCACGATCGCCGGCTCCCTGCCGAAGCCGGAATGGCTGGCCGAGCCCAACAGACTGTGGGCGCCCTGGAAATCGTCAGGTGACGAGCTGGCGCGGGCCAAGCGCGACGCCACCCTGCTGGTCCTGAAACTGCAGGAGGATTCCGGCGTCGACATCGTCACCGAGGGCGAGCAGTCGCGCCAGCACTTTGTCCATGGCTTCCTGGAGAAGATCGAAGGCATCGATTTCGCCCACAAGGTCGAAATGGGAATCCGCAAGGACCGCTACAAGGCGATGGTGCCGCAGGTGGTGGCGCCGCTGCGGCTCAAGGGCCGCGTCCACGCCGACGAGGCCCGCGTCGCCCGCACCCACACCACGCGGAAACTGAAATTCACCTTGCCCGGCCCGATGACCATCATCGACACCATTGCCGACCAATATTACGGCGACCGCGTCAAGATGGCGTTCGCCTTCGCCGAACTGCTCAACGAGGAAGCAAAAGCCTTGCAGGCGGACGGCGTCGACATGATCCAGTTCGACGAGCCCGCCTTCAACGTCTACATGGACGAGGTCTCGGACTGGGGCATCAAGGCGCTGGAGCGCGCCGCCGAAGGCCTGACCTGCGCCACCGCGGTGCACATCTGCTACGGCTACGGCATCAAGGCCAATACCGACTGGAAGGAGACGCTCGGCGGCGAGTGGCGGCAATACGAGGATATCTTTCCCGCGATCGACCGCAGCTCGATCCAGCAGGTCGCGATCGAATGCCGCAATTCCAGGGTGCCGCTGGAGCTGGTCAGCCTGCTCAAGGGCAAGATCGTGCAGGCCGGCGTGATCGACGTCGCCAGCGACACCGTGGAAACCGCCGAGGACGTGGTCCAGGTGATCGACGCGGTGTCGAAATTCGTGCCGAAGAGCAACATCATCGCCACCACCAATTGCGGCATGGCGCCGATGCATCGCGATATCGCGGAAGCAAAACTGATGGCGCTCGGCGCCGGCGCGAAGCTGGCGCGGCAGCAGCTCGGCTGA
- the gpt gene encoding xanthine phosphoribosyltransferase, giving the protein MADHPELSAQERAGKAFPVSWDQFHRDCRALTWRLNEVGPFHAVIAITRGGLVPAAIVARELGVRVIDTVCIASYDHTKQGDLKVLKSVSADTAKLGAGTGRGLLIVDDLVDTGKTARLVRDMLPDAHFATVYAKPKGRPLVDTFITEVSQDTWIFFPWDTALSFQPPIRDGAA; this is encoded by the coding sequence ATGGCGGACCATCCGGAACTGAGCGCGCAGGAGCGGGCGGGCAAGGCCTTTCCGGTCTCGTGGGACCAGTTCCACCGGGATTGCCGGGCGCTGACCTGGCGGCTGAACGAAGTCGGCCCGTTCCACGCGGTGATCGCAATCACCCGCGGCGGGCTGGTGCCAGCGGCGATCGTGGCGCGCGAGCTTGGCGTGCGCGTGATCGATACCGTTTGCATCGCCAGCTACGATCATACCAAACAGGGCGACTTGAAAGTTCTGAAGAGCGTGTCGGCCGACACCGCGAAACTCGGCGCCGGCACCGGCAGGGGCTTGCTGATCGTCGACGATCTCGTCGACACCGGCAAGACCGCACGCCTGGTGCGCGACATGCTACCGGACGCGCATTTCGCCACCGTCTATGCCAAGCCGAAGGGCCGCCCGCTGGTCGACACCTTCATCACCGAAGTGTCGCAGGACACCTGGATCTTCTTTCCCTGGGATACCGCGCTGTCGTTCCAGCCGCCGATCCGCGACGGCGCGGCATAG
- a CDS encoding PaaI family thioesterase, translated as MDKNSFFWKVVDGTLPLPPCAMTLGTKFAEIDGELGTVEIKFEAKPEFLNPAGNVQGGFLAAMLDDTMGPALLATLDVGELAATVNLNVQFHRPAKAGLLAGKGRVVLRGKEICQLSGELFKNDKIVAAATATAVIRKM; from the coding sequence GTGGACAAGAATTCCTTTTTCTGGAAGGTCGTTGACGGCACGCTGCCGCTGCCGCCCTGCGCCATGACGTTGGGAACCAAATTCGCGGAGATCGATGGCGAACTCGGTACGGTCGAAATCAAATTCGAGGCGAAGCCCGAATTCCTCAACCCGGCCGGTAACGTGCAGGGTGGATTTCTCGCCGCCATGCTGGACGACACCATGGGACCGGCGCTGTTGGCAACGTTGGATGTCGGCGAACTTGCGGCAACCGTAAATCTCAATGTGCAGTTTCACCGGCCGGCCAAGGCGGGGCTATTGGCGGGTAAGGGGCGCGTGGTATTGCGCGGCAAGGAAATTTGCCAGCTCAGCGGCGAACTGTTTAAGAACGACAAGATCGTCGCGGCCGCAACGGCCACGGCCGTGATCCGAAAGATGTAG
- a CDS encoding competence/damage-inducible protein A: MSEIVTAGILVIGDEILSGRTKDKNIGFIAEYLTNIGIDLKEVRVVADDEADIVAALDALRKRYDYVFTTGGIGPTHDDITADSVAKAFGVGIDHHPEVVARFRERWGAQDLNEARLRMARIPDGAELIQSATILAPGFKIGNVVVMAGVPSIMQAMMDIVAPKLKSGVRMLSDTVRANAREGDIGGPLREIAGAHPDTVIGSYPFIDEDQKPNTNLVVRSRDPEKLAAAMNAVKEMLAGLNVVR; the protein is encoded by the coding sequence ATGAGCGAGATCGTCACCGCGGGGATTCTGGTGATCGGGGACGAGATCCTGTCCGGGCGGACCAAGGACAAGAACATCGGCTTCATCGCCGAATACCTGACCAATATCGGGATCGACCTCAAGGAGGTCCGCGTCGTCGCCGACGACGAGGCGGATATCGTTGCGGCGCTGGACGCGCTGCGCAAACGCTACGACTACGTCTTTACCACTGGCGGCATCGGGCCGACCCATGACGACATCACCGCAGATAGCGTCGCGAAAGCGTTCGGCGTCGGCATCGACCATCATCCGGAGGTGGTGGCGCGATTCCGCGAGCGCTGGGGCGCGCAGGACCTGAACGAGGCGCGCTTAAGGATGGCGCGGATTCCCGACGGCGCCGAGCTGATCCAGAGCGCGACCATCCTGGCGCCCGGTTTCAAGATCGGCAACGTCGTCGTCATGGCGGGCGTGCCCTCGATCATGCAGGCGATGATGGACATCGTCGCGCCGAAGCTGAAATCGGGGGTGCGGATGCTGTCGGACACCGTGCGCGCCAATGCCCGGGAAGGCGACATCGGCGGCCCCTTGCGCGAAATCGCAGGCGCCCATCCCGACACCGTGATCGGCAGCTACCCCTTCATCGACGAGGACCAGAAGCCGAACACCAACCTCGTGGTGCGTTCGCGCGATCCGGAGAAACTGGCCGCCGCGATGAATGCGGTGAAGGAAATGCTGGCGGGATTGAACGTGGTCCGTTAG
- a CDS encoding circularly permuted type 2 ATP-grasp protein yields the protein MAVAFDEMNGPGGDVRPAYQELSRWLKETPPDALEYRRQEAELLFRRIGITFAVYGDAEAQERLIPFDVIPRIMSGKEWGILEKGLKQRVRALNMFLRDIYHGRDVLRANIIPDDLIFQNPVFRPEMNGQEVPHDVYVHIAGIDIVRVDPENFYVLEDNARTPSGVSYMLENREIMMRLFPDLFARHRVAPVEKYPDELLSALRSVAPLSAAAEPTVALMTPGVYNSAYYEHSFLADKLGIELVEGRDLIVKNDEVFMRTTEGLKRVDVIYRRVDDDFLDPLTFRPDSALGVPGLMSAYAAGNITLANAVGTGIADDKAVYSYMPDIVKFYLGEEPILKNVPTWRCREPKDLAYVLDNLGELVVKEVHGSGGYGMLIGPAATKATIEAFRDKLKREPEGFIAQPTLALSTCPTCVQSGLAPRHVDLRPFVLTGSNHVTIVPGGLTRVALKEGSLVVNSSQGGGTKDTWILDE from the coding sequence ATGGCAGTTGCGTTCGATGAAATGAACGGGCCCGGCGGCGACGTCCGCCCGGCCTACCAGGAGCTCTCCCGCTGGCTCAAGGAGACGCCACCGGACGCCCTGGAATATCGTCGTCAGGAGGCGGAGCTGCTGTTCCGCCGGATTGGCATCACCTTTGCCGTCTATGGCGACGCCGAGGCCCAGGAGCGGCTAATCCCCTTCGACGTGATCCCCCGCATCATGTCAGGCAAGGAATGGGGGATCCTGGAAAAAGGCCTGAAACAGCGGGTGCGCGCGCTCAATATGTTCCTGCGCGACATCTATCACGGCCGCGACGTGCTGCGCGCCAATATCATCCCGGACGACCTGATCTTCCAGAATCCGGTATTCCGCCCCGAGATGAACGGACAGGAGGTGCCGCACGACGTCTATGTCCACATCGCCGGCATCGACATCGTCCGCGTCGACCCGGAAAACTTCTACGTCCTGGAGGACAATGCGCGCACGCCCTCGGGCGTGTCCTACATGCTGGAAAACCGCGAAATCATGATGCGGCTGTTTCCGGACCTGTTCGCCCGCCACCGCGTCGCGCCTGTGGAAAAGTATCCGGACGAGCTGTTGTCGGCGCTGCGGTCGGTGGCCCCGCTCAGCGCCGCGGCCGAGCCGACGGTGGCGCTGATGACCCCCGGGGTCTACAATTCCGCCTATTACGAGCATTCTTTCCTGGCCGACAAACTCGGCATCGAGCTGGTCGAGGGCCGCGACCTCATCGTCAAGAACGACGAGGTCTTCATGCGCACCACCGAAGGTTTGAAGCGCGTCGACGTCATCTACCGCCGGGTCGACGACGACTTCCTCGACCCCCTCACCTTCCGCCCCGATTCCGCGCTCGGCGTGCCCGGGCTGATGTCGGCCTACGCGGCCGGCAATATCACCCTGGCCAACGCCGTCGGCACCGGCATCGCCGACGACAAGGCGGTCTATTCCTACATGCCGGACATCGTGAAATTCTATCTCGGCGAAGAGCCGATCCTCAAGAACGTGCCGACCTGGCGCTGCCGCGAGCCCAAGGATCTCGCTTACGTGCTCGACAATCTCGGGGAATTGGTGGTCAAGGAAGTGCACGGCTCTGGCGGCTACGGCATGCTGATCGGCCCCGCTGCGACCAAAGCGACCATCGAGGCATTTCGCGATAAATTAAAGCGCGAGCCTGAGGGTTTTATCGCCCAGCCGACGCTGGCGCTGTCGACCTGTCCGACCTGCGTCCAGAGCGGGCTGGCGCCGCGCCATGTCGACTTAAGGCCGTTCGTGCTCACGGGGAGCAATCACGTCACCATCGTGCCGGGCGGGCTGACCCGCGTAGCGCTGAAGGAAGGCTCGCTGGTGGTGAATTCAAGCCAGGGCGGCGGCACCAAGGATACCTGGATACTGGACGAGTAG
- a CDS encoding alpha-E domain-containing protein has translation MLSRTAENLYWLARYVERAEYLARTIEATLRVTALPNAYVGKTNEWDSALLTAGVSANFYQVYEEANERNVVDYLSFAPENPSSIRNCIENARLNSRSVRTALTGEMWDTINSAWIDLQEIWSKGTKTREELTKFLRFVQETSLRFDGSAYRTMLRNDAYWFSRLGVHLERADNTARILDVKYHVLLPEEEHVGGPLDYYQWTSILRSVSALTAYHWVYRETLKPWLIADLLILNDSLPRSLASCYGNLVRNLDQIGVAYGRQGPSQRHARGVRNRLEHSHMDDIFQHGVHEFIQEFISDNSRLGEIITKQYLI, from the coding sequence ATGCTGTCGCGCACCGCCGAAAACCTGTACTGGCTCGCCCGCTACGTCGAACGCGCGGAATATCTGGCGCGCACCATCGAGGCGACGCTGCGCGTCACCGCACTGCCCAACGCCTATGTCGGCAAGACCAATGAGTGGGATTCGGCGCTGCTTACCGCGGGCGTCAGCGCCAACTTCTATCAAGTTTACGAAGAGGCCAACGAGCGCAACGTCGTCGACTATCTGTCGTTCGCGCCGGAAAATCCCTCCTCGATCCGCAACTGCATCGAAAACGCCCGGCTGAATTCGCGCTCGGTGCGCACGGCGCTGACCGGCGAGATGTGGGACACCATCAACTCGGCCTGGATCGACCTTCAGGAAATCTGGAGCAAGGGCACCAAAACGCGCGAGGAGCTGACCAAATTCCTGCGCTTCGTGCAGGAAACCTCGCTGCGGTTCGACGGCTCGGCCTACCGGACCATGCTGCGCAACGACGCCTACTGGTTCTCGCGGCTCGGCGTGCACCTGGAGCGCGCCGACAACACCGCCCGCATCCTCGACGTCAAATATCACGTGCTGCTGCCCGAAGAGGAGCATGTCGGCGGTCCGCTCGATTATTACCAGTGGACCTCGATCCTGCGCTCGGTCTCGGCGCTGACCGCCTATCACTGGGTCTACCGGGAAACCCTGAAACCCTGGCTGATCGCCGATCTTCTGATCCTCAACGACTCGCTGCCGCGGTCGCTGGCGAGCTGCTACGGCAATCTGGTGCGCAACCTCGACCAGATCGGCGTCGCCTATGGCCGCCAGGGCCCTTCCCAGCGCCATGCCCGCGGGGTGCGCAACCGGCTTGAACACAGCCACATGGACGATATCTTCCAGCACGGCGTGCACGAATTCATCCAGGAGTTCATTTCGGATAATTCCCGGCTTGGCGAAATCATCACCAAGCAATATCTGATTTGA
- a CDS encoding transglutaminase family protein, translating into MRLRIAHTTSYRYEPPASGVIQTLRMTPGSHDGQYVAEWQIDVSTDSRLQVHQDAFGNVTHVLTEGTTADLTIKVEGLIETHDTGGVLRGTDERFPPSLFLRSTSLTEVNPAMANFARDLRLESEEDVLGFLHALMMQINEHMTFDEDPTNSGTSAVEAFGLKRGVCQDYAHIFIACARSGLVPARFVSGHFLRSDGMAHQAAGHAWAEAYVPDLGWVGFDPANGICTTDAHARVAIGLDYLGAAPVRGTRYGGGMETLTVAVKVEQAGGRQGQWQSQS; encoded by the coding sequence ATGCGCCTGCGAATTGCCCATACGACAAGCTACCGCTACGAACCGCCGGCCAGCGGCGTTATTCAGACCCTGCGGATGACGCCCGGCAGCCATGACGGGCAATATGTCGCCGAATGGCAGATCGACGTCTCCACCGATTCCCGCCTGCAGGTGCACCAGGACGCGTTCGGCAATGTCACCCATGTCCTGACCGAGGGGACCACCGCCGATCTCACCATCAAGGTCGAAGGCCTGATCGAGACCCACGACACCGGGGGCGTGCTGAGGGGCACCGACGAGCGCTTTCCGCCGAGCCTGTTCCTGCGCTCGACCTCGCTCACCGAAGTCAATCCGGCGATGGCGAATTTCGCGCGCGATCTGCGCTTGGAGTCCGAAGAGGACGTGCTCGGATTCCTGCATGCGCTGATGATGCAGATCAACGAGCACATGACCTTCGACGAGGATCCCACCAACAGCGGTACCTCCGCGGTGGAAGCCTTCGGACTGAAGCGCGGGGTGTGCCAGGACTATGCGCATATCTTCATCGCCTGCGCGCGAAGCGGCCTGGTGCCGGCGCGCTTCGTGTCCGGCCATTTCCTGCGCTCCGACGGGATGGCGCATCAGGCGGCCGGCCACGCCTGGGCGGAAGCCTACGTGCCGGATCTCGGCTGGGTCGGCTTCGATCCGGCCAACGGCATCTGCACCACCGACGCCCATGCCCGCGTCGCCATCGGCCTGGACTATCTCGGCGCCGCCCCAGTGCGCGGTACCCGCTATGGCGGCGGCATGGAAACGCTGACGGTCGCAGTCAAGGTCGAACAGGCCGGCGGCCGTCAGGGGCAGTGGCAGAGCCAGTCGTAA
- a CDS encoding AI-2E family transporter, giving the protein MTKEHKIDTETEKLNETVIGLAIRLSFLGVILFLTLSIISPFLETIAWSVVWAVALYPVFDLITKLLGGRRRLAAALITILLLLIVFGPVTWLGLDLVDVPRMIYARLDSGALSVPPPIESVKNWPLIGEPLFQFWELASTNLSAALVKIAPHLKPLGGTLLGAAGNVGTAILQFLASVIIAGFLFSPGPKLVETVAVFLNRRVSRRGNEFMQLAGATIRNVSQGVIGVSLLQALLAGIGLMAVGVPGASLIAFGVLILGIIQIGPSVIIVPVIIWSWMTMETLTALIFTAYMVPVNLIDNILRPIIFARGLKTPMLVIIVGVIGGTLSNGIIGLFVGPIVLAVAWDLLVAFVRGDDTGST; this is encoded by the coding sequence GTGACCAAAGAGCACAAAATTGATACTGAAACTGAAAAGCTAAACGAGACGGTCATCGGATTGGCCATTCGTCTTTCGTTCCTGGGCGTCATTTTGTTTTTGACGTTATCGATCATTAGTCCATTTCTTGAGACCATCGCCTGGAGTGTCGTGTGGGCCGTGGCGCTGTATCCAGTTTTTGATCTGATCACGAAGTTGCTCGGTGGACGTCGAAGATTAGCCGCGGCACTGATCACAATTCTGCTTCTCTTGATTGTCTTTGGGCCTGTGACCTGGCTCGGTCTGGATTTGGTTGATGTCCCGCGGATGATCTACGCACGCCTCGACTCGGGGGCGTTGTCGGTTCCTCCGCCTATCGAGAGTGTGAAAAACTGGCCGTTGATCGGCGAGCCATTATTCCAATTTTGGGAACTCGCATCAACCAACCTTAGCGCGGCGCTTGTCAAAATCGCTCCGCACCTCAAGCCGCTTGGCGGCACTCTGCTTGGAGCCGCCGGAAACGTTGGCACCGCGATTCTTCAATTCTTGGCTTCCGTGATCATCGCAGGATTCCTGTTTTCGCCCGGTCCGAAACTGGTCGAAACCGTTGCCGTGTTTCTAAATCGGCGCGTTTCAAGGCGCGGCAACGAATTCATGCAGCTGGCGGGTGCAACAATTCGAAACGTGTCGCAAGGCGTCATCGGCGTTTCGCTCTTGCAGGCGCTTCTTGCGGGTATCGGGCTGATGGCAGTCGGCGTGCCAGGCGCAAGCCTGATTGCGTTCGGCGTCCTCATCCTGGGAATTATTCAAATCGGCCCGTCCGTGATTATAGTTCCCGTCATCATCTGGAGTTGGATGACGATGGAAACGTTAACGGCGCTGATCTTTACCGCCTATATGGTACCGGTGAACTTGATAGATAACATACTTAGGCCAATCATCTTTGCCCGCGGCCTGAAGACGCCGATGCTGGTGATCATTGTCGGCGTCATTGGAGGCACTCTTTCTAATGGAATCATCGGCCTTTTCGTTGGCCCAATCGTGCTGGCGGTTGCTTGGGATTTGTTAGTCGCTTTTGTACGAGGGGACGATACTGGTTCAACTTAG
- the ppk2 gene encoding polyphosphate kinase 2, whose amino-acid sequence MKRKVYEREMRKLQVRLCKLQDWVKEKGLRVVIVFEGRDAAGKGGTIKALTEKVSPRVFRVIALPAPSDREKSQMYLQRYIERFPAAGEIVIFDRSWYNRAGVEHVMGFCSEQEHKRFLELCPPVENFMTDGGLILIKIWLEVGQDEQRRRFEARIEDPLRQWKLSPMDIESYDRWYDYSRARDMMLRITDTKHAPWFIVRSDDKRRARLNCISHILDQIPAKGVTRPKVKLPKRSNKRKYDDQSTLKGKNFVPERY is encoded by the coding sequence ATGAAGCGCAAGGTCTATGAGCGCGAAATGCGCAAGCTGCAGGTCCGACTCTGCAAACTGCAGGATTGGGTGAAAGAGAAGGGCCTGCGTGTCGTCATCGTGTTCGAGGGACGGGACGCCGCCGGCAAGGGCGGAACCATCAAAGCCCTCACTGAAAAGGTTAGTCCGCGCGTTTTTCGCGTTATCGCGCTCCCCGCTCCATCGGATCGCGAAAAATCCCAGATGTACTTGCAGCGCTACATCGAACGGTTTCCGGCCGCCGGCGAAATCGTCATCTTCGATCGCAGTTGGTACAATCGAGCCGGCGTTGAACACGTCATGGGATTTTGCAGTGAGCAGGAACACAAACGTTTCCTCGAGCTTTGCCCGCCGGTTGAAAATTTCATGACTGACGGCGGCCTCATATTGATCAAGATTTGGCTCGAAGTCGGACAGGACGAGCAAAGGCGGAGGTTTGAGGCCCGCATCGAGGATCCGCTCCGGCAATGGAAGCTGAGCCCGATGGATATCGAATCGTACGATCGTTGGTACGATTACTCGCGGGCGCGAGACATGATGCTAAGAATAACCGACACCAAGCACGCGCCCTGGTTCATCGTGCGCTCCGATGACAAGCGGCGGGCGCGGCTCAATTGCATTTCGCACATTCTCGACCAGATCCCGGCCAAGGGAGTGACGCGCCCCAAGGTCAAACTGCCCAAGCGCTCAAACAAGCGAAAATACGACGATCAATCGACGCTAAAGGGCAAGAATTTCGTTCCTGAAAGATATTGA
- a CDS encoding SulP family inorganic anion transporter: MKDSATSWYGAMWRVPPARWLAEYRAAWLRGDIIAGVTLAAYAIPVSLAYAGLAGLPPQAGVYGYLLGGLGYALLGSSRQLAIGPTSAISLMIAGTVVDMAGGNAPHYAQIASLAGFTVAMLCVIAWLLRLSALVKLISDSVLVGFKAGAGLTIAMTQLPSLIGVVGGGHNFFERAALLAGQIGQTNYLVLAIGFIAIMLLVFGERLLPGKPVALGVVALSITAVTMLGLPALGVPITGNIPAGLPTLEGPALRLRDVEDIVPLAAGCLLLAYIESVSAGRAFAAKHGYHIDPRQELLGIGAANLAAALGHGYPVAGGLSQSAVNDKAGARTPLSLVFASITLALCLLFLTGLLENLPKAVLAAVVLTAVSGLLDFPALFRMWRVSRLDFYAAAIALGAVLLLGILQGILLAAVASILMLLARASQPHVAFLGRIPGTNSYSDLARHPDNEVLAGAIAFRPEASLIYVNADAILEAVLGRVRAVDASDVRVVICDLSASPYVDLGGSRMLHQLHGELAARGAALRIVGAHGWVRDLLRADGIAEKVGGLDRVARLDRLLGGDDR, from the coding sequence ATGAAGGATTCTGCGACCAGCTGGTACGGAGCGATGTGGCGAGTGCCACCGGCACGTTGGTTGGCGGAATATCGCGCCGCGTGGCTGCGCGGCGATATCATCGCCGGCGTTACGCTGGCGGCCTACGCGATCCCGGTTTCTCTCGCCTATGCGGGACTTGCCGGCCTGCCTCCGCAGGCCGGCGTGTATGGCTACCTATTGGGCGGACTCGGCTATGCTCTGCTCGGGTCATCGCGCCAACTGGCAATCGGACCGACCTCCGCCATCTCGCTTATGATTGCCGGTACTGTCGTGGACATGGCAGGTGGAAACGCACCGCACTATGCACAGATCGCGAGCCTCGCCGGCTTCACGGTGGCGATGCTTTGTGTGATCGCCTGGTTATTGCGACTGAGCGCGCTGGTAAAATTGATCAGCGACAGCGTCCTGGTTGGGTTCAAGGCCGGCGCCGGGCTGACCATCGCGATGACCCAACTGCCGAGTCTGATTGGCGTCGTCGGCGGCGGACATAATTTTTTCGAGCGCGCCGCGCTACTCGCCGGGCAAATCGGCCAGACCAACTACCTCGTACTTGCCATCGGCTTCATCGCGATCATGCTGCTGGTGTTCGGCGAGCGCCTGCTGCCAGGAAAACCCGTCGCACTCGGCGTTGTTGCTCTGTCAATTACCGCCGTTACGATGCTTGGGCTTCCCGCGCTTGGCGTGCCCATTACGGGAAATATTCCCGCCGGCCTGCCAACCCTGGAAGGCCCTGCGCTGCGGCTGCGTGATGTCGAAGACATTGTGCCGCTGGCCGCCGGCTGCCTGCTGCTCGCCTATATCGAAAGCGTCTCTGCGGGCCGCGCCTTCGCGGCAAAGCACGGATATCATATCGATCCGCGGCAAGAGCTTCTCGGCATCGGTGCGGCAAATCTCGCCGCCGCGCTGGGACATGGTTATCCCGTGGCTGGCGGGCTATCGCAATCAGCCGTGAATGACAAGGCGGGGGCCCGCACGCCACTCTCCCTTGTCTTTGCTTCGATAACCCTTGCGCTGTGCTTGTTGTTTCTTACCGGGCTGCTGGAAAACCTGCCGAAGGCGGTGCTGGCGGCCGTGGTGCTGACCGCTGTATCGGGGCTTTTGGATTTTCCGGCCCTGTTCCGGATGTGGCGCGTGAGCCGGCTCGACTTCTATGCTGCGGCGATCGCTCTCGGCGCCGTGCTGCTTCTGGGCATCCTGCAGGGCATCCTGCTCGCTGCAGTCGCGTCCATCCTGATGTTGCTGGCGCGCGCATCGCAGCCGCACGTGGCGTTCCTCGGCCGTATTCCCGGCACGAATAGCTACTCGGACCTCGCGCGTCATCCCGACAACGAAGTCCTGGCTGGCGCGATTGCCTTCCGTCCCGAAGCCTCTCTGATCTACGTCAATGCCGACGCTATCTTGGAAGCGGTTCTGGGCCGTGTTCGAGCGGTCGATGCGTCCGACGTTCGCGTGGTGATCTGCGATCTTTCCGCATCGCCCTATGTCGATCTAGGGGGTTCGCGGATGCTGCACCAGCTGCACGGCGAACTTGCCGCCCGGGGCGCTGCATTGCGCATCGTCGGGGCGCACGGATGGGTGCGCGATCTGCTGCGAGCCGACGGCATAGCTGAAAAGGTCGGAGGGCTGGACAGGGTAGCGAGGCTCGATCGTCTGCTCGGTGGTGACGACCGCTAG
- a CDS encoding GNAT family N-acetyltransferase, with protein MSEVAKFSAIETLRDGRRVEIRALRHEDRNGLEQAVSRASAESLRRRFFSIRRHFSEQEMEFFSDIDFVSHVALVAVAEEGRGPVIVGGGRYIVLEPGRAEVAFALIDEYQGQGIGAALMRHLAAIARDAGLKELIAEVLPENTAMVKVFKKSGLHPTTRREADIMHVTLQLF; from the coding sequence ATGTCGGAAGTAGCTAAATTTTCAGCGATTGAGACACTGCGCGATGGACGCCGCGTTGAAATCCGCGCGCTCAGGCACGAGGATCGGAACGGCCTTGAACAAGCCGTCAGCCGCGCCAGCGCTGAGTCCCTCCGCCGTCGTTTCTTTTCGATAAGACGCCATTTTTCCGAACAGGAAATGGAATTCTTCTCGGACATCGACTTTGTCAGCCATGTAGCCTTGGTCGCCGTCGCTGAGGAAGGCCGAGGACCGGTCATCGTGGGGGGTGGACGCTACATCGTCCTTGAGCCGGGTCGTGCTGAGGTGGCTTTCGCCTTGATCGACGAATACCAGGGACAAGGGATCGGCGCCGCACTGATGCGTCATCTTGCCGCAATCGCCCGGGATGCCGGGCTGAAGGAATTGATCGCCGAAGTCTTGCCGGAGAACACTGCGATGGTGAAAGTTTTCAAGAAAAGCGGATTGCACCCGACTACGAGACGAGAAGCCGACATTATGCATGTGACGCTCCAGCTCTTTTAA